DNA from Prunus persica cultivar Lovell chromosome G6, Prunus_persica_NCBIv2, whole genome shotgun sequence:
ATCATAATAATAGTTTATTTACCTCATCAGTTGTGAATTGTTTAGTTGTGTCCAAAACACTTTCTGTTTTGGTACCATGGCTTGGAGTAAAAGTATTTTGTTGTGGCtgccaccaaaaaaaaaaaagaaaaaaaaaagctgcaTCAATACCTACAAGGGGTTCATTATTGGACCCTCCTGAGGACTTCAATACTGGCTTTGGGGAAGGCTTAAGTACAAAATCAGCATTGGCATTAGAATCATTTGTACTTCCTCTATAGTTAGAATAAAGGGACACCTCATTGCCTTGCTTGGTAACAAAATTAGTAGTTGTGCCAAACTTTTACACACAGATAACCTTACACAATGCCATATCCTGCTACCCTTTAAACTTGCCttagacaaagaaatttttctaaaaagTGAGCGGGACCTTTCAAATGAATCCAAAAGTGTGACACTTCCAAAACTAACCAGGGAAGCCACATAAGCCATTGTTCCCTGCATACTTCCTACTAAAATTAGCATGGAGACCCCACAACACAAccacccatatatatatatatattctaagcTGTCATCCTAAACTCTCCAAAGTTCCAGGCAAAACGTGAACTTGTATGTCAATTAGTATAACAtgaagaaaaattcaagctaCTCAATACTAGAATTCCAAGAATTCCAAAAGTGacaataatattattgttcccagcaaaaaaaaaaaacaaacaaacaaacaaatggaaTCCTAAATCCAAAATTTAATACTTTCTAGAGAAAGAGAACAGCTTTACCAAAACATgaggtataaattttaaatcaaaaatcaaaacaaccaAGCAATCAACAGCCAAAAGtgccaaaaataagaaaagaagcaATCAACAGCCAATCAATCAACAAAGGGAAGAGAATAAGATCATTACAGCCAAACAATCAACAAGCCTTTCCATCAGCTCCCACACAGATTTTAAAGAGGTAGACTCGTCAATGTTCTATGTCTTTAAAAGAGAAGAGTAATCTGGCAATAGGATGTAGAGgagtttgtatttttctaaaacttaatatgaagagtggtggAGTGTATGAATAGATGTACTAgggttaagtattaagttggatgaccttttttcatctttttacacaataataaaacttacagcttaatgatttaagtattggggtgaacaaagagaagtgcgagttttaaatagaaaaactctatAATTATATAAGTGTTGTCCCCACAGTGCATTATTGTTCTTCATAaatcctctttctctctgctctctcctctttctctgCTCTCTCTAGAAACCTTAAAAtccatttttaatatttatggGTTTTACATATCGGATGTCTGCGCCACTTAGGCTGGTTTGCAGGGGTTGTTGTTGATGCGAGCACATGACTTTTGTAGATCGGAGATCCCTTATCCTAGGGAGAGTGAGTGGGTTCATTGTAATATGTTGTggttggagaagaaattgatcATTGCTATATAGAGACTGAGTTTATGGGTTTGATTTTTATATGTGTTTCGGGGTTTGGATTTATGTGTGGGCTTATAGGATGAGATAAGAATAGTTGCACGTGATTTTCAAGGGATTGGGTTttgtagagagagaggatgCTGAGAGGGTAGAGTGAAAAAGGAAGCTTGCTTTTGACTTAGAGAGTAGAGAAAGATTTCTTAGTTGACACTAACAGGATAATAGAAGAACACTAATAGGGCAATACTAAAGGGTCACTACATCTAAGTATGCGAAGGTTTCTAAGAGGAGAGATTgggaaatttaatttttgaagaatgaaaaacaaaaacaaaatagagcATGCACTATGGGGACATcattgtatatatttatacaaagGGTATGGAGTAATAGTATGTGACCAAAAGGCTATATTAGAATAGAATTTTGCAAAAGGGGTATTACTGAATAAAAGTTTTGAACATAGGCTATTTTAGCATAAAACCCATTATATTATTGTATATGGGCTTAACATATGTATTGCGCCATCAAACTACCAAATTGTTTGACTTAATCTCATTGCAAGGGCTACTTGTGAGCACTTATGTTAACATCGAAGGCCACGAatgacaccaaaaaaaaaaaaaagacgcAATATGATAATTTCGTAAACCTCAAgaatgttttgtgataaaattttTGGGACCACGAACTTCTtgtataattaattactagcctctctgcacgtaCTTCCGAGCCTGCAAGaggcttttttaaaaaaaattaaatttattttagaataaaaaaaagataatgggtagttgtattccataaaaataggatccattatctgatttttcttttaattttaatttttttaaatattaaaaagtgtgaatttatcatattatcctcatttaattaataatttcaatttttaatgtttgcattaactaaaggcattttttggtattttgaatttttcaccATTatctaccttttgctttatatatatggatAAATAAGAATTGGCACTTGAAAAATGgtgcattttttaaaaacaataatttttcaatttggcACGACGCAGGTAGTGTCCCTTCATATTATGTCAAGATGGGTCCTTATTCATCCACTATAAGATACACATATAAGAACATTTTAGATAGCAGGAAACAACAAATCGCGAAGGAAAAAGATGCACGGTCCATGTCGTTGGACTTTTGGGCTTGAGGAACCTCATTTTCTCATGGGCACTTACAAGGTGTAAATAATGTATTGCTCAGAAGAACCTCCAATGAAGAACTTCCAATTTAGGGAAATAGCTCAAAATACCacctattttataatttttttggtgaaaataccacctctccctaaaaattttaaaactaccacctataaatacatctttATTGTCCATGGGTTGCACCCGTATCACATTTTCAGAAATTTGGTTCTCTCTCAGCTCGCTCAGcccccttttctctctctatttgtctctctgtctctctctttgctctctctctctctctctctctctctgatgcAGTGGTCTTCCTCTCTCAGCGATATCTGTTCATCAAAGCTTAACTCCACTGTTCACATCCAAAAGGTACGGttcatcatcattttctttgggtttagggtttctttGAAGTTGGTTTAGGGTGTATggtttctatgaaattggtttaggggtttcttcgaaattggtttagggtttaggggtttctctgaaattggtttaggggtttctctgaaattggtttagggtttatgggtttctatgaaaTTAGTTTAGAGGTTTCTCTGattttggtttagggtttatgggtttctctgaaattgtcTGATTGTGATGATTCCTTGTTTGAAACAGTGAAGGAGTGtgttctttgttctttgtttgaaACTGCTGTTGTTTTGCTGTTGTTATTGGTATCGTATTACTGTTTTATTAATATTGGATTGCCATGTTAGTGGTATTATATTGGCATCGTAGTGCTGTTTTATTGCTGTTTTATTATAGTTTTCTTTCCGTTCCATTGTGGTTCTAATGGTTTTGGCGATTTATGCAATTAGATtctgtgtttgtttgttgttttgtttcatcCAAAGAAGGGAAATTGAAAGTGTTCATTTATAGTCTCTACATTAGGCACCCTTCGAAGATCACATATTACCGACTCAAGCTTGCAATTGAGGCTTTAAGGGGGGAGGCATATATATGAGGTAAAGATGATAATGTCAATGAATTGAGTTCAGTTTTCACTTATCACTTGGGAATTCATTGTGCTATTTAATTATGTCAGGAAATCCTTTATATGAAGATGCAGACATCGAAGCTGTGCTGGAGGTGCTTTATATGGTCATCCATCCATTTTGATAGAGCTATTTGGTTTAGGTATTCTGTGTAGCAAGGTGAAATAATTTCCAGGGTCTTCGGCCATGTTGTACATGGTGAAATGTAATATTGTACAGTCGGTGGCGGTGGCTAATTGCCTTACATGGCACATAaactgttttcatttttgggttttgttttcgaGTTGCAATCGTGGTTAGCATACTTATTCTTTAGATTGTGAAGTTCAACTATTTCGTACTACTCGATATATAAACATACTTGCTCTTTATGGAGGTATAACAGTTTACTTGCTTGAAACCACATGTTCGTTTCCACTGACTTCTACTCTTTTTTGTATCCATTTTTGACATTTGGTCCATGtagttttcttcatttttctgtccTCAATCCAATCACATATAGAACTCAAAATTTGCGTAATGGGTAGAAAACTTAAAGGTCAAAAAAAAGACATAtggcaaaactgaaaaacagagGAAGTGCATAATTCGTTTCTATCTAAAAAGCAATAAAATGGCGATACCTTGGTGATACAGTAGCGATATAGTGGCGATAAAAGGGTGCTAGAAATTGCtatttgtgtttattttgggttttttgttttgtttcatttcatttacttatcTTGACTCCTTATTAGTTAATAATGGGATGATTATgagattaatttgtgtcaattattaatacaagAATTACATATATGAAGATTAAGCCGAACAATATCCATTTCAGACTGCATTTTAGACATGCAAAATAAATCACCACTGAACCCTAACAATACTATCCTGTGAAGGGAAAACCAAGGCTACACTTTCAGATCgcttcataaaaaatttgacatcatcatcgtcctcaATCTTTATATGCTTCCACTCATTCGAGGCCACCAAAACTGAGAACTTTAAGCAAACCTTATTTTCCCTGTTGTTTGTATTACCAATCTGATGCACACAATCCAACATTTTAGTAAATGTGATCATCTGTGAAACTATTAAGCCTTTCGAGTCACCCCCTTCGTATTTGCACATCTTCTTTGAGGTtacccattttccattgtagcaaaccaaaataacaattgtctccatttctgaccatgaaaaaaattatttcattaACACAATACAACTACAACAACTAGGCAATACAATggcaatataacagcaatataaCATCAATATAATAGCAATATAACATCAATATAATagcaatataacagcaataccACATCAAAATAACAGGAACACAATAGCAATACAACACTAACACATCAATGAACAAGGATTCATCACAATCACACAATACAAATCCACTACATCAAATGGAAAATTCAAAGTTTCAAGATTCATATATCCAGAGTAATAATGCAATTGATAAAAACCCATATGGATGAGCATGAAGATTCAAAAAACCTAACCCAAAACAATTACAGCCAAAACCAAATTAACAGAAACTCaagcaatcaaaataaaatcaatttcaCATAATTCAAcagatattaagaaaataaccatcaacACTACCTATTCGAGGTCGGCGATCCAGTAGAGCTTCAAGGTTGCAAGCAGCTATTCAGAAGACATACCTAAAATATGGGGTCGAGGGAGGGGTTTGTGATTCAAAACAGAGAGCaagacaagagagagagagagagagagagagagagagagagagagagagagagagagagagaggcattTCGAATTGTTTAAAGTCAAGGAAAACCTCTGAAATTATTTCAATATTGGACCTTGGACATATAATGGTTCCAAATAGAATCTCTTTAGAAAGAAGATCTTTTGTCTCATGGTAGCCTGCTCCGGTTCCCTTACGAAACTTTCGTCATTGGGTTAGCCATACAGTTTACATGTTTCTAGCGATTCACATGGCATCATCAAATGATACATGTCTTGGATAAGAATCTACAATGCACTAGAACGCCCTTGTTGACGATCCTTTACTCCGACAGCATCTAGGGTTCCTCGAACAATGTGATATCTCACACCGGGTAAATCCTTAACCATTCCCCTGCTTACTAAGACTACAGAATGTTCTTGTAAATTATGGCCAATACCAGTTATATAAGCAGTGATTTCAAATCCAGAGGTTAAGCGTACTCTGGCAACTTTACGTAAGGCAGAGTTTGGTTTTTTGGGGGTGATAGTGGAAAAGTTGACAGATCAGTCACCCTTACTGCCACTCTACAGAACCGTACATGAGATTTTCACCTCATACGGCTCCTCGTTCAATTCTTTTGAAGTCATTGGATCATTTTCCTCGTTCGAGAATCTCTTCCCTTATTCCACTCCGTTCCGAAAAGTAACTAGGACCAATTCAGTCACGTTTTCATTCATTTGGAATCTGGGCTCTTctacttcatttttatttacttatttttttaattatttttccctctcttttctttttttatttctttttttattcccTTCCATCATTCATTAAGTCCCATAAGTTTGATCCTGTAGAATCTGACCCATTTTCTCATTGAGCAAAAGGTACGAAATAAATCAGATTGATTTTTCGATCAAAAGTAATATGTGAAATCTTTgattttttcctctttctctatcCATATCCCGTAGGTACAGCGTTTGAGTTTGAATCAATAGAGAACCTTTTCTTCGGTATCTGTATAAATGTATCTAATCGATATTATTACATTCCAATTCCTTCCCGATACCTCCCAAGGAAAATTCCGAATTGTATCTCAAATTGACGGGTTAGTGTGAGCTTATCCATGTGGTTATGCACTCTTCGAATAGGAATCCATTTTCTGAAAGATCCTGGCTTTCGTGCTTTGGTGGGTCTCCGAGATCCTTTCAATGACCTATGTTGTGTTGAAGGGATATCCATATGATCCGATCGATTGCGTAAAGCCCGTGGTAGCAACGGAACCAGGGAAAGTATACAGAAAAGACAGTTCTTTTCTATTATATTAGCATTTTCATTAGTATTAGATTAGTATTAGTTAGTGATCTCGGCTCAGCGAGTCCTTTCTTCCATGATGAATTGTTGGCACCAGTCCTACATTTTGTCTCTGTGGACCGAGGAGAAAGGGGGGCTCAGCAGGAAGAGGATTGTAACATGAGACAAGCAAGGGGGTCAACCTCTTTCAAATATACAACATGGATTCTAGCAATGCAATGTAGTTGGACTCTCATGTCGATCCGAATGAATTATCCTTTCCACGAAGGTAAATCTTTGCCTGCTAGGCAAGAGAATAGCAAGTTACAAATTCTGTCTAGGTAGGACATGTATTTCTATTACTAtgaaattcataaatgaaGTAGTTAATGGTGGGGTTACCATTATCCTTTTTGTAGTGACGAATCTTGTATGTGTTCCTAAGAAAAGGAAGTTGTCCATTTTTCGGGGTCTCGAAGGGGCGTGGAAACACATAAGAACTCTTGaatggaaatggaaaagaGATGTAACTCTAGTTTCTTCGGAAATGGTAAGATCTTTGGCGCAAGAAGGAGTTGACCCGTATCATCTTGACTTGGTTCtaatttctctattttttttttaagaatacCGAGTCGGGCTCTTCTCCTACCCGTATAGAATAGAACATGCTGAGAGAGAACTAAATTTCTGAAAATGTGATATGGGTGCAATCAGTCGACAATAAAGatgaatttataaaattttaggaGAGGGATggtattttcacaaaaaattataaaatgaatggtattttgagctatttcccaaaaaaaaaattcataatcagTGTGTTTTTCTCCAAACCACACCATTAAAAATGTCGtgagtttttttattagtGAATGGCTCCAAGGAGTGGTGGAATGGGAGACAAAGGAGTAAAAATACGCAAGCAGAAGGTTCAAGGAATAAACTGAGATGCGTACACGGTGGTCGGCTACATAGAAGAAGACCTAAAAAGCATGAAGGCGGGCTTACAAGGAAGCATCCAGAACAAAAACATTTTCccctatttaattattttcttttctttcctagtAAAACTTGCAAAGGAATATAATTGTGTCATCaaaccatccaacggtccacAATGCACAAGGACCAAAAGCCTCGAGAGAAGAATTCTAGACCCTTCCTAACTACAAACTCAAATCTCAACCGTCCACTGATTTCTCTCGAATAATCACCTGatatctctatatatatacacgcgGCTACTACTTCCCCTAGTAGCACTCTTTAGGTTGTTATTGTTCTTCTGTTCTGGCTTTCGTTCCAAGAAAATAGCAGATTCTCTGGGAGCCTCAGAGTCGGTGAGATTGATTTGGGTTCTGGGTTTTCAAGaaatcaatcaaatttaaTCGAGGAAGATGTTCGGGAGGGCGCCGAAGAAGAGCGATAACACTCGGTACTATGAGATTTTGGGAGTGTCGCAGAACGCTTCTCATGACGACTTGAAGAAGGCTTACAAGAAAGCCGCCATCAAGAACCATCCTGACAAGGGTGGAGATCCTGAGAAAGTAAGTTCACCcgtctttcctttttctccagATTTCTCGATTTTGTTTCTGTAATGGGATTTTGAGAAATGGGTTTTTGTGGATTCTAATCCTTctgttgttattttttcttgtggcTCTATTAAGCCCTTTTGTTCTTATTGAATTTGATCGAGTAAAATCTTGGGTTGAcctaaaaatttgtttttgaattgtTTTTATAGATGAAAGTATATCTATGTGATAGTGGGTTGGGGTTGTTTGGTCGATTTGAAATTCTAGTTGTAGGCCTAATGAGATTTGTACATATTTTGCGCAGTTTAAAGAGTTGGCTCAGGCTTATGATGTTCTGAGTGACCCTGAGAAGCGTGAAATCTATGATCAGTATGGTGAGGATGCACTCAAGGAAGGAATGGGTGGCGGTGGTGGCGGCCACGACCCATTTGACATCTTCTCATCTTTCTTTGGTGGTAGCCCATTTGGAGGTGAGAATCGTGTGATTAATTTTCATGGTTTAACTCAGGGGGTTCTGATTTTGTGAAGTACAATGGATGTGAAtgaattttgtatttctttgtaTGAGCAGGTGGTGGCAGTAGCAGAGGCCGAAGACAGAGACGCGGAGAAGATGTGGTCCACTCACTGAAGGTCTCTTTGGAGGACATCTATCTCGGGACCTCAAAGAAACTATCTTTATCGCGTAATGTGTTATGCTCCAAATGTAATGGGTGAGTGAAAGTActaaatatgtaatttttagCTTGATGCTATGATGAAGTTTAGACCTTGGTGGTTTATATGTGTAATTCTCACATTAGATGTTGATATTTTGTTGTCAATGGCAGTAAGGGGTCGAAATCTGGGGCTTCGTTGAAGTGTGCGGGCTGTCAAGGAACTGGTATGAAGGTCACAATCAGGCACCTTGGCCCCTCTATGATTCAACAGATGCAGCACGCTTGCAATGAGTGCAAAGGTACTGGAGAGACCATCAGTGACAAAGACCGATGCACGCAGTGCAAAGGAGAAAAGGTTGTTCAAGAGAAGAAGGTGTTGGAAGTCATTGTGGAGAAGGGTATGCAAAGTGGACAGAAGATCTCATTCCCTGGTGAAGCAGATGAAGCTGTATGTTGTGTTGTCATTAATTGTGATTTCGTAGTTGTTGTTGATTCTTATACGTAAATGTGGCGGTTGATTAATTTGACATCTCACTTTGGTGATTGCAGCCTGAGACAGTCACTGGTGATATAGTGTTTATCATTCATCAAAAAGAACATCCAAAGTTCAAGAGAAAGGGTGAGGACCTTTTTGTGGAGCACTCTCTGTCCCTCACCGAGGCTCTCTGTGGCTTCCAGTTCGTTTTGACCCATTTGGATGGCAGGCAGCTGCTTATCAAATCAAACCCTGGTGAAGTTGTCAAGCCTGGTTAGTAATGAGCATGAACTCACATGGTTTCGGGTTTTGCTATTGATTGTTGTTTCTCAGACATTTTATTAACCTTGTgattggttttgtttggtggTACCAAAAATGCAGATTCGTTTAAGGCGATCAATGATGAAGGGATGCCCCTCTACCAAAGGCCATTCATGAAGGGGAAGCTGTACATTCATTTCAATGTGGACTTCCCAGAGTCTCTGAACCCAGAGCAGGTCAAGGCTTTGGAAGCTATTCTTCCATCAAAGCCAGGAGCATCTCAGCTTACAGATATGGAGGTGGATGAGTGTGAGGAGACAACTCTGCATGATGTGAACATGGAGGAGGAGATGAGGAGGAAGCAGCAGGCTCAGGCGGAGGCTTATGACGAGGACGATGACATGCCTGGTGGTGCTCAGAGGGTGCAGTGCGCACAGCAGTGATGATAGTTTCTAGAACCTGTAGAAGTTTTCTGAAGTGATGGGGGCTGAAGAACAACTGATGACTGAGTTAGGAGGGGGGGAGGGGCTTGGCTGTGATGATGGATGGCGGTCTAGCTAGTTGGAGTCTAGAATTTTGGAAAACTTTTATAATCAAATGCTATGTTATGATTTTGAACCTGTTATTCTTGAACTATTGATAAATGACCATCACTCTTACTACTCTTTAagaaatcttttcttttctgtgcCCCTTtgatcttttttgtttcattattatttttaaatgctGAATTGAATGCTGTTGTGTAGCGAATATTAATTTCTGGTAATGACTTCTTTTTGGCTTTATGTACTTTTGCTGTCGGTAACTGAGGTGGTAATTGTATGTTCTTATTATAGTAATTGTTCTTTTGCTGATCTTCAGGATCTTGACAAACGAGAGCATTTTTCCTTTGCTTATTACCATAAATTGGTGCCGTCGAATGAgtacaaatttcaaaatttatattgATCCAACGGTAATAAACCCTAAAGTGGTAATTTGATGGTGAGCAAAAGTGTCCTCGACAAGTAATGAGCTAGTTACTGACCAATAACAAATATGACGTGTGATAACAGTTTCACTAAAGATTTCTCAGTCCAAAGACCCTtgacttttctcttttctgagCAGGATCTTTTGTTGGACATGGATATGCTTTTTTTATCTTCTCGTGTTTGTTTCTGGTCCACTGAAAGCTTTTTCTAAACATTTTTGTTCAATCAGAACTAACTCTTAAacattaagaaattgatgaaattgattttGTTAACAAAGTCCAGACCCTGTCTCTTTCTggacctttttcttttcctagagAAGGATCTATTGGTGGGCATGGATATGCAttttttttggcctcttcTCTTTATTGATGTATGTGCGAGGAGTAACATAAGAGGCCAAATGTGATAATTTCCCGAACTTCATAGACCATTTGTGAAAATAACTGTATAAAATATGTAGGGTTCCATCATTTAGCCAATGGGACATTTTAAGAGACGCTGCCGTTTTCATGTGCACAACATCCAGATTGTGgactctttgagaaaacagaGGATCAGTATCTGAGTCCAATTAGCCCAAATAGAACTTGAGAGTCGCTGAGAAAGGCAAAATGTTCACCAAATGTTTGGAGTGGGAGGAAAAAACTCTCCAAGAAACAATCAATTGGATTTCATAACATAGGAAATTTTCTCTATGAAATGATATTCAGTAAAAATACTAGTCATGTGGGCTTTCTATCTTTTTATGGAGATACCGAAGTACCTGCAGGATAGAAGTCTTTGGCTTATCCCCATATCTAACACACAACTTTGCCACAGCTAGAAGACTTTTAAGCTCCCTAGAATCATAACTATTACCTAGATCAGGATCTAGCATCTTGTGAATGGAGCTACAGAAGCGATACTCTCGGATCCATTGAACCAGATCAGCAGCCCTGTCATCTGATGACTGACCGGTGACGAGCTCCAGTATCAGCACCCCAAGCTGGAACATGATGTTACCGCATTCCTGACCCATGCAATctgccaaaaacaaaaaaggggaAGATGAGGATTACAATTAGTATTTAAAGGGATGATGGTAAAGGAAGTCAACCTTTAGCGCATGAGGTATGAGGTACTGTGACATAATTTTCACCAGAACTTTGAAGGCCAACGTCTG
Protein-coding regions in this window:
- the LOC18773460 gene encoding dnaJ protein homolog — its product is MFGRAPKKSDNTRYYEILGVSQNASHDDLKKAYKKAAIKNHPDKGGDPEKFKELAQAYDVLSDPEKREIYDQYGEDALKEGMGGGGGGHDPFDIFSSFFGGSPFGGGGSSRGRRQRRGEDVVHSLKVSLEDIYLGTSKKLSLSRNVLCSKCNGKGSKSGASLKCAGCQGTGMKVTIRHLGPSMIQQMQHACNECKGTGETISDKDRCTQCKGEKVVQEKKVLEVIVEKGMQSGQKISFPGEADEAPETVTGDIVFIIHQKEHPKFKRKGEDLFVEHSLSLTEALCGFQFVLTHLDGRQLLIKSNPGEVVKPDSFKAINDEGMPLYQRPFMKGKLYIHFNVDFPESLNPEQVKALEAILPSKPGASQLTDMEVDECEETTLHDVNMEEEMRRKQQAQAEAYDEDDDMPGGAQRVQCAQQ